One genomic segment of Arachis duranensis cultivar V14167 chromosome 4, aradu.V14167.gnm2.J7QH, whole genome shotgun sequence includes these proteins:
- the LOC107484751 gene encoding uncharacterized protein LOC107484751, with product MASEESFVVLVHHRGSIKWKTRSGVKFTDKDPLYVIVRPTTRYEDLVSSVLLKLGLEGVKRVKKFFYRIPITVLQETVKYDCFTIGSDDDLQVMFHCRRQFPEVRTPELLAKLVDAVSSSGGSNRNTTTLATVAGSSSRPAVASSSVPAYEPPLQPVVSPSFAVDLNGSVGDEVGEGEYLRTSLQCLVSAEVGDGFLDDPEEDDVEPDMIADDSGNDVGASEPAGAGGGSSSGTQQYPPHFSSLDLAAMRQEGYLGSRLDLALEMLKSLQLSLRQRKGVWEVKRYNGPHTCPATSISSDHRKLDYHVISAFIMPMVRADASVSIKVLLNATATHFGFRPTYRRVWLAKQKAVALIYGDWDESYNELPRLFWTFPPCIEAFRHCKPLISIDGTHLYGKYGGTLLVAIAQDGNSNILPVAFTLVKGENAESWHNGIKAALEAPDGGWLPPSAYWAFCIRHVVANFALTFKGKDARRLLVNAAFAKTEVDFHYWFDILRSEDPTMCDWANRIE from the exons atggctagtgaggagagtttCGTAGTGTTAGTTCATCATAGAGGATCCATTAAGTGGAAAACTCGTTCcggtgtgaagttcactgataaGGATCCTCTCTATGTTATCGTAAGGCCTACGACGAGGTATGAGGACCTTGTTAGCTCTGTACTGCTGAAACTTGGTCTAGAAGGTGTGAAACGGGTTAAGAAGTTTTTTTATCGAATTCCGATCACGGTGCTCCAAGAAACCGTAAAGTACGATTGTTTCACAATCGGGAGTGATGATGACTTGCAGGTCATGTTTCATTGTCGCCGGCAGTTTCCAGAGGTGAGGACACCAGAACTGTTGGCAAAGTTGGTTGACGCCGTGTCTAGCTCGGGGGGTTCGAACCGGAATACCACCACTTTAGCCACGGTAGCCGGTTCTAGCTCAAGACCAGCCGTGGCATCTTCCTCCGTCCCTGCGTACGAGCCTCCTCTCCAACCTGTCGTCTCCCCTTCGTTCGCTGTTGATCTCAACGGGAGTGTAGGCGACGAGGTCGGAGAAGGGGAATATCTGCGGACCTCTTTACAGTGTCTTGTATCGGCTGAGGTTGGAGATGGATTCTTGGATGATCCAGAGGAGGATGATGTCGAGCCGGATATGATTGCTGATGACAGTGGCAATGATGTTGGAGCAAGTGAGCCTGCTGGGGCGGGCGGTGGTTCTAGCTCTGGCACGCAGCAGTACCCTCCACATTTTTCCTCTTTAGACTTGGCTGCCATGAGGCAGGAGGGGTACCTGGGCAGCCGGCTGGATTTGGCACTAGAGATGCTGAAGAGTCTACAG CTTAGTCTCCGACAGCGAAAGGGAGTTTGGGAGGTCAAACGTTACAACGGACCGCATACTTGTCCCGCCACCTCGATTTCCAGCGACCACAGGAAATTGGATTACCATGTGATATCGGCATTCATTATGCCAATGGTTAGGGCTGACGCATCTGTCAGCATCAAGGTGCTCCTAAATGCCACCGCAACACACTTCGGGTTTAGGCCGACTTACAGGAGGGTCTGGTTGGCGAAGCAGAAGGCTGTTGCCCTCATCTATGGTGACTGGGATGAGTCGTACAATGAGCTCCCAAG GCTATTCTGGACGTTTCCACCGTGTATCGAGGCATTCCGTCATTGCAAGCCCCTAATTAGTATTGACGGCACCCATCTATATGGCAAGTATGGGGGAACGTTGCTTGTCGCGATTGCACAGGACGGGAACTCCAACATATTACCTGTTGCATTCACATTAGTCAAGGGTGAGAACGCTGAGTCGTG GCATAACGGCATCAAGGCCGCGCTTGAGGCTCCTGACGGAGGCTGGTTACCTCCGTCTGCATACTGGGCATTCTGCATTCGACATGTTGTGGCAAATTTCGCTCTCACCTTCAAGGGCAAAGACGCAAGGAGGCTACTTGTGAATGCGGCGTTCGCTAAGACCGAGGTCGACTTCCATTACTGGTTTGATATTCTTAGGTCCGAAGACCCGACGATGTGTGACTGGGCGAACCGGATTGAGTAG